A DNA window from Gorilla gorilla gorilla isolate KB3781 chromosome 19, NHGRI_mGorGor1-v2.1_pri, whole genome shotgun sequence contains the following coding sequences:
- the CCNB1 gene encoding G2/mitotic-specific cyclin-B1: MALRVTRNSKINAENKAKISMAGAKRVPTAPAATSKPGLRPRTALGDIGNKVSEQLQAKMPMKKEAKPSATGKVIDKKLPKPLEKVPMLVPVPVSEPVAEPEPEPEPEPVKEEKLSPEPILVDTPSPSPMETSGCAPAEEDLCQAFSDVILAVNDVDAEDGADPNLCSEYVKDIYAYLRQLEEEQAVRPKYLLGREVTGNMRAILIDWLVQVQMKFRLLQETMYMTVSIIDRFMQNNCVPKKMLQLVGVTAMFIASKYEEMYPPEIGDFAFVTDNTYTKHQIRQMEMKILRALNFGLGRPLPLHFLRRASKIGEVDVEQHTLAKYLMELTMLDYDMVHFPPSQIAAGAFCLALKILDNGEWTPTLQHYLSYTEESLLPVMQHLAKNIVMVNQGLTKHMTVKNKYATSKHAKISTLPQLNSALVQDLAKAVAKV; encoded by the exons ATGGCGCTCCGAGTCACCAGG AACTCGAAAATTAATGCTGAAAATAAGGCGAAGATAAGCATGGCAGGCGCAAAGCGCGTTCCTACGGCCCCTGCTGCAACCTCCAAGCCCGGACTGAGGCCAAGAACAGCTCTTGGGGACATTGGTAACAAAGTCAGTGAACAACTGCAGGCCAAAATGCCTATGAAGAAG GAAGCAAAACCTTCAGCTACTGGAAAAGTCATTGATAAAAAACTACCAAAACCTCTTGAAAAGGTACCTATGCTGGTGCCAGTGCCAGTGTCTGagccagtggcagagccagaacctGAGCCAGAACCTGAGCctgttaaagaagaaaaactttcgCCTGAGCCTATTTTG GTGGATACTCCCTCTCCAAGCCCAATGGAAACATCTGGATGTGCCCCTGCAGAAGAAGACCTGTGTCAGGCTTTCTCTGATGTAATTCTTGCAGTAAATGATGTGGATGCAGAAGATGGAGCTGATCCAAACCTTTGTAGTGAATATGTGAAAGATATTTATGCTTATCTGAGACAACTTGAG GAAGAGCAAGCAGTCAGACCAAAATACCTACTGGGTCGGGAAGTCACTGGAAACATGAGAGCCATCCTAATTGACTGGCTAGTACAGGTTCAAATGAAATTCAGGTTGTTGCAGGAGACCATGTACATGACTGTCTCCATTATTGATCGGTTCATGCAG AATAATTGTGTGCCCAAGAAGATGCTGCAGCTGGTTGGTGTCACTGCCATGTTTATTGCAAGCAAATATGAAGAAATGTACCCTCCAGAAATTGGTGACTTTGCTTTTGTGACTGACAACACTTATACTAAGCACCAAATCAGACAGATGGAAATGAAGATTCTAAGAGCTTTAAACTTTGGTCTGGGTCGGCCTCTACCTTTGCACTTCCTTCGGAGAGCATCTAAGATTGGAGAG GTTGATGTTGAGCAACATACTTTGGCCAAATACCTGATGGAACTAACTATGTTGGACTATGACATGGTGCACTTTCCTCCTTCTCAAATTGCAGCAGGAGCTTTTTGCTTAGCACTGAAAATTCTGGATAATGGTGAATGG ACACCAACTCTACAACATTACCTGTCATATACTGAAGAATCTCTTCTTCCAGTTATGCAGCACCTGGCTAAGAATATAGTCATGGTAAATCAAGGACTTACAAAGCACATG ACTGTCAAAAACAAGTATGCCACATCGAAGCATGCTAAGATCAGCACTCTACCACAGCTGAATTCTGCACTAGTTCAAGATTTAGCCAAGGCTGTGGCAAAGGTGTAA